The genomic window CAGGTATTTCATTATCAGAATATATCCGCCGTCGCCGACTGAGCTTGGCAGCATTTGAGCTTACAAATAGTGATATAAAAATAATTGATATTGCAGTTAAATATGGATACAATTCACCTGACTCTTTTACAAGAGCTTTTCAAAATTTACATGGTGTAACACCATCAGAAGCAAGAAACAATGGACAGCAATTAAAAGCCTTTCCGCTAATGACCTTCCAATTATCAATTAGAGGAGGAAATGAAATGAAATACCGAATCGAACAAAAAGAGGCATTTAATTTAGTTGGTATTATGAAAAGAGTTCCAATTATTTTTGAAGGTGAAAACCCAGAAATTACTGCAATGTGGAAATCTTTGACTATGGAAAAAATAGATCAATTACAAAAGCTTTCTAATGTAGAACCTAAAGGGATGATTCAAGCATCTACAAACTTTTCTGAAGGCCGCATGGAAGAAAAAGGAGAGCTTGATCAATATATAGGAGTCGCAACTACACATGAATGCCC from Bacillus sp. DTU_2020_1000418_1_SI_GHA_SEK_038 includes these protein-coding regions:
- a CDS encoding AraC family transcriptional regulator, whose translation is MDLLKSINDAMRHIEDNLTNDIDFKVVARIAHCSEYHFKRMFSFLAGISLSEYIRRRRLSLAAFELTNSDIKIIDIAVKYGYNSPDSFTRAFQNLHGVTPSEARNNGQQLKAFPLMTFQLSIRGGNEMKYRIEQKEAFNLVGIMKRVPIIFEGENPEITAMWKSLTMEKIDQLQKLSNVEPKGMIQASTNFSEGRMEEKGELDQYIGVATTHECPENFSKLEVPAITWAIFESTGPFPNSLQETWGRIYSEWFPSSNYQVIKGPEILSIKTKDLTSPSVKSEIWIPVFKK